A portion of the Lentimicrobium sp. L6 genome contains these proteins:
- a CDS encoding nucleoside recognition domain-containing protein, with protein sequence MALNYIWVFFFLCAFVIALVRLIFFGDTEIFPALMNSTFVNAKTGFEISLGLTGVMTLWLGLMKVGEKGGMVAILSKIVGPFFRKLFPDIPADHPVNGSIMMNLAANMLGLDNAATPMGLKAMTQLQELNPKKDIASNSMIMFLVLNTSGLTLIPISVMVYRAQLGAADPSDIFLPILLSTFFSTMAGIIAVSLYQKINLFNKVIIAYMGGLSLFIAGIIYLFSVLPQEKVSVYSSVAANVILFSLIISFIVLGLRKKIHIYDTFIEGAKEGFGIAIKIIPFLVAILVAIGVFRVSGAMDYLIDGIAYLVQLVGLNTDFVPALPTAFMKPLSGSGARGVMLETMNTYGVDSFAGRLSSTMQGATDTTFYIIAVYFGSVAVKNTRYAITAGLIADLAGVIAAIFIAYLFFG encoded by the coding sequence ATGGCTCTTAATTATATTTGGGTATTCTTTTTTCTTTGCGCTTTTGTGATAGCTCTGGTGCGCCTGATATTCTTTGGCGATACAGAAATATTCCCAGCTTTGATGAATAGCACTTTCGTTAATGCCAAAACGGGTTTCGAAATCAGTTTAGGCTTAACAGGAGTCATGACGTTATGGTTAGGCCTAATGAAGGTAGGCGAAAAAGGAGGAATGGTGGCTATTTTAAGTAAGATAGTGGGGCCGTTTTTTAGAAAACTCTTTCCAGATATCCCTGCCGATCACCCTGTAAATGGAAGTATCATGATGAATCTGGCGGCTAATATGCTGGGTTTAGATAATGCGGCTACTCCCATGGGTTTAAAAGCCATGACACAGCTTCAAGAATTAAATCCCAAGAAAGATATAGCCTCCAATTCCATGATTATGTTTTTGGTATTGAATACCTCTGGATTAACCTTGATTCCAATTAGCGTGATGGTGTATCGAGCTCAATTAGGAGCTGCAGATCCATCTGATATTTTTCTACCCATATTGCTTTCTACCTTCTTCAGTACCATGGCTGGAATTATTGCTGTGAGTTTATATCAAAAAATCAACCTTTTCAATAAGGTCATCATAGCCTATATGGGTGGGCTTTCCTTATTTATTGCGGGTATTATCTATTTGTTCTCTGTCTTGCCCCAAGAAAAAGTTTCCGTGTATTCCTCTGTTGCAGCCAATGTAATATTGTTTTCCTTAATCATATCTTTTATTGTATTAGGGCTAAGAAAGAAGATTCATATCTACGATACCTTTATTGAAGGCGCTAAAGAAGGTTTTGGAATTGCTATAAAAATCATTCCATTTCTCGTAGCGATTTTAGTGGCTATTGGCGTTTTTAGAGTGAGTGGCGCCATGGATTATTTAATTGATGGAATAGCCTATTTAGTGCAGTTGGTAGGTTTAAACACCGATTTTGTACCCGCTTTACCCACAGCTTTTATGAAGCCATTATCTGGCAGTGGAGCTAGAGGGGTGATGTTAGAAACCATGAATACTTACGGGGTTGATTCCTTTGCGGGTCGATTGAGTTCTACCATGCAAGGAGCAACAGATACTACCTTTTATATTATTGCTGTTTATTTTGGTTCTGTGGCGGTGAAAAATACCAGATATGCCATTACTGCTGGATTAATTGCAGATTTAGCAGGAGTTATTGCGGCCATATTCATCGCCTATTTATTTTTTGGATAG